Genomic segment of Methanobacterium spitsbergense:
TTATGTTGTTGGAGAAACAATCACTCCTGCCATAGATGGTGATGATTGTCTTCTAGCAATTTCAGGATCTGGCGAAACAAGTTACATAATAAGTACTGCAAAGATCGCAAAGAAAAGAGGTTCAAAAATTGTTGCAGTGACATCCTATGATGATTCAACCCTTGGAAAAATGGCAGATCTAGTTATACATATCAAAGGCCGTACTAAAGTTGATTCTGAAAAAAATTATATAAAACGGCAGATGAATGGAAAACATTTGTCACTTTCCCCACTGGGTACTTTATTCGAAGTATCAACACTTATATTCTTAGACGCGCTTATAGCTCAACTAATGGATAAATTGGGAAAAACAGAGGATGATCTGAAAAAGAGGCATACTGTACTTGAATAAAATATTCGGTACATTTTTTTCATTTTTTAATATAAAAAATATTTAGAGGGCTATTCTTTTAGGATGTGAATAAATATTGAATCTTTCTCCCCTCATAAATCCAATCATTGTTACACCTGCCTCTTCAGCCACTGAAACACCTGAAGATGTAGGAGCTGCATTGGAAGCTATAATTGGAATGCCAACCCTAGCTATTTTAATTAGCATGTCCGCAGGCATACGGCCACTATAGACTATGAAACTTTTGGAAAAATCATAATTTTCTAGAGCGCCAGCACCAATTACCTTATCTACGGCAACGTGCCTACTGACATCTTCTATAGCAATGAACTTGTTTTCACTAACTAAACCCGCAACATGAGTACCACCAGTTTCTTGCCATATTTTTGCTTCTTTTTTCAACGTATTAAATGCTTCAAAAAGAGCTTCTTTTGAAATTGTATACTCTGATTCAACTTTTCCAATGAATTCGATTTTAGTTCTCCATCCACCAAAACAATCTGAACCCACAACCAATTCTTTTCTTATGTCAAAGTCTACTAAATCAATTTCAGCTTTTATGGTTTTGTCTTCTATGATAATGTCGGTAATATTGTCCACTGATTCTGTTAAACCTTCACCAAGAAGGTAACCCACAGTAAATTCACGAAGTGAATTAGGGCTAATAGAAAATCTTCTTGAAATACTATTATTAATTGTTATTTCAATTTCTTCGTCATTCACAATTGTTTCCATTACTTTGGATGGTTTCCCTTCAAATCTTATTGCATTTACT
This window contains:
- the hxlB gene encoding 6-phospho-3-hexuloisomerase, with amino-acid sequence MILNDAIEEIVENIMAVSAETNQESIIEMMEILTSSKNVFLLGQGRSGLVARAFAMRLMHLGISVYVVGETITPAIDGDDCLLAISGSGETSYIISTAKIAKKRGSKIVAVTSYDDSTLGKMADLVIHIKGRTKVDSEKNYIKRQMNGKHLSLSPLGTLFEVSTLIFLDALIAQLMDKLGKTEDDLKKRHTVLE
- the fdhD gene encoding formate dehydrogenase accessory sulfurtransferase FdhD, with translation MLEMSKQVNAIRFEGKPSKVMETIVNDEEIEITINNSISRRFSISPNSLREFTVGYLLGEGLTESVDNITDIIIEDKTIKAEIDLVDFDIRKELVVGSDCFGGWRTKIEFIGKVESEYTISKEALFEAFNTLKKEAKIWQETGGTHVAGLVSENKFIAIEDVSRHVAVDKVIGAGALENYDFSKSFIVYSGRMPADMLIKIARVGIPIIASNAAPTSSGVSVAEEAGVTMIGFMRGERFNIYSHPKRIAL